Sequence from the Deltaproteobacteria bacterium genome:
CGCCGCAAAACTCAGGCGAGAAGTGACTGCCTGCATCGAGCTTTTTAAGTTGTTTAAGAGATTGGTGGTAAAGATATCCTGAGCCATTGGTACATCGATTGAGGGTATCGTCGTGAAAAACAACCGGCTCACCACTTGCGCAGAGCTGGGTATCCAGCTCGAATCCGACTCCTAGTTTTGAGCACACTTCAAATCCGGCCATCGTATTTTCGGGAGCAACCCCTCGCGCACCGCGGTGACCAAGCACCAGCATTTGCTCTTCGATCGGGAATTGTGTTCTTGGGCGAGGGTTATGAGTTACCCACTGATCACTGGATATTTTTGAGCGAATAGCCTCAATGCCGTGGGTGATGATTTCGCGCGGGCCGATAGACATAGTGGCTCTCCTCGATTCCATTTTACAATGCATCGCCTCAAGGGCAAAGGATAGAGCTACGAACACTTACAACTGGCCGGGCAGAGTCATTGACCTAGGCTGAGTCAGTGATATGCAAAAGTGCTATGGCTTTAGCATATCTTGATGGTTCTAAGTTTTGGTACAACGTGTCGGGCGAGACAGGCACGCCCGTGATCTTGATTATGGGGTTCGCAACTCGGGGAAATGCCTGGGATACCCAGATAAAGGGCCTCGAAAACGACCATCAGGTGATGTGGTATGATCATCGCGGCATTGGTGAGAGCGAACTGCCTAAGCCGATTTTTGGTATGAAGGATATGGCCCGGGATGTCGTTGGCCTGATGGATGCCAAGCAATGGGCTGCCGCTCATATTGTTGGAATTTCAATGGGTGGTATGGTGGCTCAAGAGCTTGCCCTTGAGTACGGGCACCG
This genomic interval carries:
- a CDS encoding alpha/beta fold hydrolase, translating into MALAYLDGSKFWYNVSGETGTPVILIMGFATRGNAWDTQIKGLENDHQVMWYDHRGIGESELPKPIFGMKDMARDVVGLMDAKQWAAAHIVGISMGGMVAQELALEYGHRVRSLSLLATTAGGKRGNIAVVPGVPKLASCFLGSARSRIRAFKRTLFPDDFIATKDDQWFRSLLRRDFNGHPSMVDLVAQGNACRAYDTADRLHRLRGLPTLVVCPE